One region of Fragaria vesca subsp. vesca linkage group LG4, FraVesHawaii_1.0, whole genome shotgun sequence genomic DNA includes:
- the LOC101303110 gene encoding protein argonaute 16-like yields MTRRGTGTTGRRIQLLANHFKVTVKAPDAVFFQYSVHITAEDKRAVEGKGIGRKLVDRLFQTYSSELAGKKFAYDGEKALYTVGPLPQNKLEFTVVLEETFAKSETVSPGEGTEKRSRRTLQSKTFTVELSYAAKIPLKSIALALKGANVDNTQDALRVLDIILRQQAANMGCLLVRQSFFHDDSRNFTDVGAGVIGVRGFHSSFRPTQGGLSLNMDVSTTMILTPGPVIDFLIANQGVREPRYIDWVKAKRMLKNMRIKTRHRNMEFKIIGISEKPCNLQCFPMKLKTGDGASEGETADITVFEYFSKHCGIELTYSQYLPCLDVGKPKRPNYLPVELCALVSLQRYTKALSSQQRASLVEKSRQKPQDRIRTVTDAVCKYQYDSDPVLTTCGISIEKQLTQFEGRVLDTPKLKVGNSEDCTPFKGRWNFNNKTLLNPTRIDRWIVVNFSARCDTSQISRDLINCGRKKGILIERPFTLLEEEPQCRRQSPVVRVEKMFEQIQTKLPSPPDFILCVLPEKKNSDIYGPWKKRTLSDFGIVTQCISPSKVNDQYLTNLLLKINSKLGGINSLLALEHSSRVPLIKDTPTMILGMDVSHGSPGRSDVPSVAAVVGSRSWPLISRYRAAVRTQSPKVEMIDALYKPLANGKDDGIIRELLVDFFKTSNGRKPTQIIVFRDGVSESQFNQVLNIELDQIVKAYQHLGEANIPKFTVIVAQKNHHTKLFQTNSPDNVPPGTVVDTKIVHPRNYDFYMCAQAGMIGTSRPAHYHVLLDEIGFSPDDLQNLIHSLSYVYQRSTTAISIVAPVCYAHLAAAQVGQFMKFEDLSDTSSGKGSITSSESIPVQELPRLHEKVQGSMFFC; encoded by the exons ATGACTAGGCGTGGTACTGGAACAACTGGGAGACGCATACAATTGCTCGCAAACCACTTCAAAGTCACAGTGAAAGCTCCAGATGCTGTGTTCTTCCAGTATTCT GTTCATATTACTGCTGAAGACAAGAGAGCCGTTGAAGGCAAGGGAATTGGAAGAAAACTGGTTGACAGGCTTTTTCAAACATATTCTTCCGAACTAGCTGGTAAAAAGTTTGCGTATGATGGGGAGAAAGCTCTGTATACGGTTGGCCCCCTGCCACAGAACAAGCTTGAATTCACGGTTGTGCTGGAGGAGACATTTGCAAAGAG TGAAACTGTGAGTCCCGGTGAAGGGACTGAAAAAAGGTCAAGACGAACTCTTCAGTCAAAAACTTTCACAGTAGAGTTAAGTTATGCTGCCAAAATACCTTTGAAGTCAATTGCTCTTGCCCTCAAAGGAGCCAATGTCGACAATACTCAGGATGCATTGAGAGTGCTTGATATTATACTACGGCAGCAAGCAGCTAACAT GGGATGCCTTCTAGTACGACAGTCATTCTTTCATGATGACTCCAGGAACTTTACTGATGTTGGAGCAGGTGTGATTGGTGTTCGGGGATTTCATTCCAGCTTCCGTCCAACTCAGGGTGGTTTGTCCTTGAATATGG ATGTATCTACAACAATGATCTTGACCCCTGGACCAGTAATAGATTTTCTGATTGCCAACCAGGGTGTGCGAGAACCCCGCTACATTGACTGGGTAAAG GCCAAGAGAATGCTGAAAAACATGAGGATTAAGACGAGACACCGTAACATGGAATTTAAAATAATAGGCATCAGTGAGAAGCCCTGCAATCTGCAATG CTTTCCTATGAAATTAAAAACTGGTGATGGTGCAAGTGAAGGGGAGACTGCAGACATTACTGTGTTTGAGTACTTCAGCAAACACTGTGGCATTGAGCTCACATACTCCCAATACCTGCCATGCCTTGATGTTGGCAAACCAAAAAGGCCCAACTATCTGCCTGTGGAG CTCTGTGCGCTTGTTTCATTACAACGGTATACAAAAGCATTATCTTCACAGCAGAGGGCATCCTTAGTTGAAAAGTCAAGGCAGAAGCCTCAGGATAGAATACGAACTGTGACTGAT GCTGTATGCAAATATCAATATGATAGTGATCCTGTGCTTACTACATGCGGTATCTCAATAGAGAAGCAATTGACTCAGTTTGAAGGACGCGTTCTTGATACTCCAAAG TTAAAGGTAGGTAACAGTGAGGATTGCACCCCTTTCAAGGGACGATGGAACTTCAACAACAAG ACACTTTTGAACCCCACTCGCATTGACCGCTGGATTGTTGTCAACTTCTCTGCACGGTGTGATACCAGCCAAATCTCGAGGGACCTTATCAACTGTGGAAGGAAAAAAGGCATT CTTATTGAGCGTCCCTTTACGCTGCTTGAGGAAGAACCACAGTGTAGAAGACAAAGCCCTGTTGTAAGAGTTGAAAAGATGTTTGAACAGATTCAAACTAAGCTTCCAAGTCCACCTGACTTTATTCTTTGTGTTCTACCAGAAAAGAAAAACTCAGATATCTATG GGCCTTGGAAGAAAAGGACTCTCAGTGACTTCGGAATTGTTACACAGTGCATTTCCCCTTCAAAGGTTAATGATCAGTACCTTACGAATTTGCTTCTGAAAATCAATTCCAAG CTTGGAGGAATAAATTCTTTGTTGGCACTTGAGCACTCCTCACGTGTCCCTCTGATAAAAGATACTCCTACAATGATTCTGGGAATGGATGTGTCTCATGGTTCTCCTGGCCGATCAGATGTTCCTTCTGTTGCTGCG GTTGTTGGCTCTCGGAGTTGGCCACTTATTTCAAGGTACAGAGCAGCAGTTAGAACACAATCCCCTAAGGTGGAAATGATTGATGCTCTGTATAAGCCACTGGCAAATGGAAAAGATGATGGTATTATCAG GGAACTTCTTGTCGACTTCTTTAAGACAAGCAATGGACGCAAACCAACGCAGATTATTGTATTCAG AGATGGCGTAAGTGAATCACAGTTTAATCAAGTCCTGAACATTGAGCTGGATCAGATCGTAAAG GCTTACCAGCATCTGGGGGAGGCTAATATTCCAAAGTTTACTGTGATTGTGGCTCAGAAGAATCATCACACAAAGCTATTCCAAACTAATTCACCTGATAATGTTCCACCAG GGACTGTTGTTGATACCAAAATTGTGCATCCAAGGAATTATGATTTCTACATGTGTGCTCAGGCAGGCATGATT GGAACTTCCAGGCCAGCTCACTATCATGTCTTGCTTGATGAGATTGGTTTTTCCCCTGATGACTTGCAAAACCTGATTCACTCCCTTTCTTATGT GTACCAGAGGAGTACAACTGCAATCTCTATTG TGGCGCCCGTATGCTATGCTCACCTTGCTGCAGCACAAGTGGGGCAGTTCATGAAGTTTGAAGATCTCTCAGACACCTCATCGGGGAAGGGCAGTATCACTTCATCAGAGAGCATCCCAGTTCAAGAGCTCCCTAGGCTCCATGAGAAGGTCCAGGGCTCCATGTTCTTCTGCTGA